From the Danio aesculapii chromosome 9, fDanAes4.1, whole genome shotgun sequence genome, one window contains:
- the mid1ip1a gene encoding mid1-interacting protein 1A, producing the protein MQMSEPLSQKNALYTAMNRFLGAVNNMDQTVMVPSLLRDVPLDQEKEQQKLTNDPGSYLREAEADMYSYYSQLKSIRNNIEWGVIRSEDQRRKKDTSAPEPVRTEAESDMDLEQLLQFHLKGLHGVLSQLTSQANNLTNRYKQEIGISGWGQ; encoded by the coding sequence ATGCAGATGTCCGAGCCCCTCAGCCAGAAGAACGCTCTCTACACGGCAATGAACCGCTTCCTCGGCGCCGTCAATAACATGGACCAGACGGTTATGGTGCCAAGTCTGCTGAGAGATGTGCCGCTGGACCAGGAGAAAGAGCAGCAGAAGCTGACCAACGACCCGGGCAGCTACCTGCGGGAGGCTGAGGCCGACATGTACAGCTATTACAGTCAACTCAAGTCCATAAGAAACAACATTGAATGGGGCGTCATCCGCTCGGAGGACCAGCGGCGCAAGAAAGACACATCTGCGCCGGAGCCTGTGCGCACTGAGGCGGAGAGCGATATGGACCTGGAGCAGCTCCTGCAGTTCCATCTAAAGGGCCTGCACGGGGTTTTGTCCCAACTTACAAGCCAAGCCAACAACCTGACCAACCGATACAAGCAGGAGATTGGCATTTCTGGTTGGGGACAGTGA
- the otc gene encoding ornithine transcarbamylase, mitochondrial yields the protein MFALKSRIYCSLKFAKFCQSRNFRVGKATLDSVNLKGRSFLTLKDYNAEEIKHILWVSADLKHRIKHRGEHLPLLQGKSIAMIFEKRSTRTRMSTETGFSLLGGHPCFLTPQDIHLGVNECTTDTARVLSGLADIVLARVYNHSSLEHLDKDTSIPVINGLSNLYHPIQILADLLTLQEHYGSLKGRTLTWIGDGNNVLHSFMMSLAKLGVSLKVATPKGYEPDATVTEEAQRLSKQFGTRLQFVSDPVEAARDSSVLVTDTWVSMGQEEEKKKRLKDFSGYQITMQTGSGAAPDWTFLHCLPRKPEEVDDEVFYSPRSLVFQEAENRKWTIMGLMVCILTDYRPQIPKLKL from the exons ATGTTTGCTCTCAAAAGCAGAATATACTGCAGTCTGAAATTTGCGAAATTTTGCCAAAGCAGGAATTTTAG AGTGGGAAAAGCAACTTTGGACAGTGTCAACCTGAAGGGTCGCAGCTTTCTAACACTTAAAGACTATAATGCAGAAGAAATCAAACATATCCTGTGGGTTTCTGCTGACTTAAAACATCGAATAAAACACAGAGGAGAG CATCTTCCATTACTTCAAGGCAAATCTATTGCCATGATATTTGAGAAGAGGAGCACTAGGACCCGCATGTCCACTGAAACAG GATTCTCTCTGTTGGGTGGTCATCCATGTTTCCTCACGCCTCAGGATATTCATCTAGGGGTCAATGAATGCACCACAGACACGGCCAG GGTTCTTTCAGGTTTGGCAGACATCGTACTGGCTCGGGTGTATAATCACTCATCTCTGGAGCACCTGgataaagacacttctataccagTCATCAATGGTCTCTCTAACCTTTACCACCCTATACAGATTCTGGCTGACCTGCTAACACTACAG GAGCACTATGGCTCATTAAAAGGCCGTACATTGACTTGGATAGGAGATGGAAACAACGTTCTTCACTCCTTCATGATGTCATTGGCTAAACTAGGTGTCAGTCTAAAAGTGGCCACACCCAAG GGTTATGAGCCAGATGCTACTGTCACTGAAGAGGCTCAGCGTCTGTCGAAGCAG TTTGGTACCAGACTGCAGTTTGTGTCAGATCCAGTGGAGGCAGCGCGGGACAGCAGTGTTCTGGTGACTGACACCTGGGTGAGCATGGGAcaagaggaggagaagaagaagaggcTGAAAGACTTCAGTGGCTACCAGATCACCATGCAG acaggaagtgGAGCTGCACCTGACTGGACATTTCTGCATTGTCTTCCACGTAAACCAGAGGAAGTGGACGATGAAGTTTTCTACTCGCCTCGTTCACTTGTGTTCCAAGAGGCCGAGAACCGAAAGTGGACCATTATG GGTTTAATGGTGTGCATCCTCACAGACTATAGGCCACAAATTCCCAAACTCAAGTTGTAA